The following nucleotide sequence is from Halococcus agarilyticus.
CGTCCCGAACGGGAATCGCAGGCTCCCCCGACAGACCGATTCGAGCGCGGGGCCGGTCACGGTCCCCGCACAGTTTCGCACCGTCGTTCCCTGTTCGGCAGTGAACAGGAACGGCGGCTGGAAGGAGTACGTGATGTTGGGCTCCGGCCGGCCGAGAAAGAGGAGGCTCGCGGTGCCGACGACGAGGAAGACGCCGAGATACAGGAGACAGACCACGGCGAGGCGGTTCCGGCGGAACCGTCGCCAGTACCGGAGGGTTCGTGCCCGATGGGTGGCGAGCGGCACGACGACGTAGAAGACGAACACCACCAGCGAGAGCAAGAAGAGCCAGTCGAGGCGCGACGGGGTGTACCACGCCCCCACCATCAGGCTGTACTTCGTGAGCCGATAGTAGAGGAACGCGGCCCCGAGGAGGCAGAGAGCGACGAGGAACCCCTGGGTGCGTCGCCCGACCCGCAACGCGCCGGCGTCGAGTTCGTCCCAGTCGATCGCGTCGCGTTGCACGTCGAGACCCGCCTCGGTGTCCGTCGACATGTGTTGAGGTTCCCGCGGTACTCGCCACGAACGTAGAATAAGTTTTCTGGCCGTTGACGAGCCGATCGGCCTGAAAGCTTATGCCGCGGCGATACACAGCCGGCGACGGCATCGAGAATGAAGGTCAGACAGCCACGGACGGTCGCGGACCACGCGGCGTGCCGTGACAGCCACCGACGGTCGCCGTCCCGCGGAAGCGGTCGGCGTCGCAGTGAGCGAACGCGCCGTTTCGGGGTGACGTAGCGTGGGCCTCGGCTGGCCAATCGCCCGTCGGGTCGCGTTCGCCGTGATCGCGGCGTACCTCGTCGTCTCGGTCGTGTTCGCGTTCGTCGCGGTCGCGCCCACCACGAACACCGGCTGGATCAAGTGGACGAACATCGGGGGGAGCGACGGGGCCTCGGAGGAGGTCGCGGCGTACAAGGAGGCACGAAACCTCGACGAGCCGCTGCTCGATCGGTACGCCGACTGGCTGGTCGACGTGACGACGCTCGACTGGGGCGAGGCGTACGGTGGCGTCGGCCCGGGGACCCCCGGGATGCGGTACGAAGCGGGAACGCCAGTGACATCGTTAGTGGGAAGTGCGCTCGCCGCCACCCTCCGGTACGTGGTTCCGGCGATGGTGATCGCGGTCGTCGGGGGGATCGCGATCGGGCTGTACACCGCGACCCACCAGCACACGCTGCTCGACCGGCTGGGGACGAGCGTCGCGTATCTCGGGTTCTCCGTGCCGAACTTCTGGATCGCCCAGATACTCCTGTTGTTCGTCCTCGGAGCCGGCGTGCGGTCGGGGCTCGGGCTCTCGCCCGGCACGATCGAGCTCCTGCGGACGACGGTGTTCCCGGCGCTCGTGCTCACGACCAGTCTGCTCGCCGGCCAGATGCGCTACGCGCGGGCGCAGTCGCTCGAATACCGCAACAGCGAGTTCATCAAGCTCGTCCGGGCGAAGGGAGCCGACGGGTGGCGCGTCGCCCGTCACCTCCTCCGGAACGCCGCGCTCCCGCTGTTCTCGCTCTTTTTCACCGAGATGCTCGGGCTCGTGGTGTTGAACGTCTTCGTCATCGAGTACGTGTTCGGGATCCCTGGACTAGGGGGGCTGAGCCTCTTCGCGTACCAGGAACAGGACCTGCCCGTGATCCTCGGTTCGACGATGGTGATCGTGCTGTTCGGCGTCGCCGGCAACCTGCTGCAGGACGTCGCCTACCTCGCGCTCGATCCGCGAGTCGAGGAGTGATGGGGACTGGGGGAGTAGTCCCCGCACGAGTTCGCGACGACGATCCGATCGTCGGAATGGGGCAAACGAGTCGCCCACCGACAGCGTATTTCACCGTCGCGGCGCTACGGACGATATGATCGATCTCCGGAGCGACACCGTCACTCGGCCCAGCGACGAGATGCGCGCGGCCGCGAGCGAGGCCGAGGTGGGCGACGACGTCTACCGCGAGGATCCCACGGTGAACGAACTCGAAGCCGAGGCTGCGGCGGCGGTCGGGATGGACGCCGCCCTCTACGTGCCGACCGGGACGATGGGCAACCAGGTCGCGGCGCGGACCCACACCAGCCGAGGCGAGGAGCTGCTCTGCGAGCGCGAGAGCCACGTCTACAAGTGGGAGGTCGGCGGGCTCGCCCAGCTCTCGGGGCTCCAGCCCCGCACCGTCGACGGGGGGTCTCGCGGAACGATCACGCCAGGCGACGTCCGCGAGAGCTACGTCGAGGAGGACGTCCACCGTCCCGGTACGGGGCTGCTCTGCCTCGAAAACACGCACAACAGCAAGGGCGGCGTCGCGATCGCCCCCGAGGAGATCGACGCCGCGGCCGAGGCGGCGCACGATCTCGATATTCCTGTTCACGTCGACGGCGCGCGCGTGTTCAACGCCGCGGTCGCCCACGACGTGGACGCGAGCCGGATCGTTCGGGAAGTGGATTCGGTGATGTTCTGTCTCTCGAAGGGGCTCGGCGCACCCGTCGGCTCGGTGCTCGCGGGGAGCGAAGGATTCATCGAGCGCGCCCGCCGCCACCGGAAGCTGTTCGGCGGCGGGATGCGCCAGGCAGGCATCATCGCCGCGCCGGGACTCGAAGCGCTCTCGAACGTCGACCGTCTGGCCGAGGACCACGCAAACGCCGAGCGACTCGCCGCGGGCCTCGACGGGATCGACGGGCTCGCCGTCGAACCACCCGAGACCAACATCGTCCTGGTCGAGACCGAACAGTCGGCCGAGGCGTTCCTCGAACGAGTCGAAGCGGAGGGAGTGCAGGGGACGGCGTTCGGCGAGCACGTCGTCCGCTTCTGTACCCACCTCGACGTCGATCGAGAGGACGTCGAGCGCGCCGTCGAGAGCGTCGAGCGGGCGCTGGCCTGAGAGAACGTTCGATGGCGGGTGCGTCGCGTCGGCTACCGCCGACCGCGTCGGCTGCCCTCGCGGAACGCGGTCGCGGTGCGCCGGATCAGCAGGTAGGCCGCGAAGACGACGAGCAAGATGATCACGAGAAGCCCGAGGAGCACCGGGTCGATACCGAAGACCATGAGTGGTGATACCGACGCCAGCCTAAAGCCGTTTCGGGCGGTCGGAAGAGGGCAAGAGGTCGGGTTGATCGGGGCGTCGAGCTACGTGTCGACGCGAAACTCCTCGAAGACGGTTCCGTCGGGCTCGCGGAGTCGGCCGTCGAGATGGTTCGATTCGGCGTCGGTCGTGAGTTCGGCGTAGGCAGGGCGGTTCCATCGTGGATCGGCGTGACTTCCCGGATTCAGGAGCGTGCGGTCGCCCGCATCGACGACTCCCGGCCGATGTGAGTGGCCCGAGATCACGAGGTCGGCGCGCTCCTGCCGACCGAACAGACCCAATCCCGTGTCGTCGCGGTCGTCGCCGTGGGTGAGTGCGATCCGAACCCCCTCGTGCTCGACGACGCGCTCGGCTGGCAGGCGGTCGCGGACCGCGGGCGTGGCGTTGTTGCCGTGGACGGCGACGAACGCCCGGCACTCGGCCTCGAACGCGTCGAGGACGGCCTCGGTGGTGAGATCGCCGGCATGAACCACGAGATCCGCTTCACGAACGACCTCCAGCAGTCGATCGTCGAGGCGGTGGCCGTCCGTGCCGTGGGTGTCGGCGAGAGCGACGATCACGGGCGAAGCTACGCGCCGAGATGCAAAAGCCGACCGACGTGGGGACGGGCGATCCTCGTCGCCTGGCGGATGAAGGGCGAAGGCGCGAGCGGAGCGCGGCTCGCGGGTCGTCCCTCCCCGCTCGCTCGTTCCGAGACGCTCACTCCGTTCGCGTCTCGTGGCCGAGGGCTTCGGCGGTGCTGTGCGGTAGTGTGGCTGTGCGGTAGTGTGGCTGTGCGGTCGCGGCAAGCGCCAGCAGTCCCGCCGCGAGCGAACGAAGTCGTTCGAGAGAGCTACGCTCTCTCGTGATGACGAAAGACGCTTCGCGTCTTTCGAACCATGAGCGAGCGGGCCGAGGAACCCCCAACGGGGGTGACGAAGGCTTTTGGTCCAGATTTTGCCAGGGAGCGAGCGTCGAGCGGCGCTTCGCGCCGCTGACCATTCGAGCGGGCCTTCGGCCCGCGAGAAGAAAGCGAGCGACCGCAGCAAAAGGTGAGTTCCTAGACGGCTTCCCGCCCCCGACTCCCGGTCCGGATCTGGGCCGCGTCCTCGACCGGCGTGACGAACACCTTGCCGTCGCCCGGCTGGCCCGTCGCGGCGCGCTCGACGATCGCCTCCACCACGTCGTCGGCGGCGATGTCGGCCACCACACACTCGACTTTGACCTTCTGGTGGAGGTCGACGGTGTACTCCTCGCCGCGCCACTGTCCCTTCTTCACGGGCTGGCTGCCCCGTCCGGAGACGTTCGTCACCGTGAGCGAGGGCGCGCCGACCTCCGCGAGCGCGCTCTTGACCGCACCGAGCTTGTCGGGCCGGACGACGGCCGTGACCATCTTGATCCCGCCGTCGTTCGGAACGCCACCATCGGTCCGGACCTCCTCGTCGGCGGTCGCGTGGACCGCACCGCCGTCCGCGACCGGCCCACCCGAGTCGCCGAGACCGAACTCGGGGTAGGTGTCGACGCCGTGTTCCGCGCTGTCGAGTCCGTCGCGTTCGTGCTCGGGCGTGACGCGCGCCTGGCCGACCGCCTTCAGCGCACCGAACACCGCGGCAGTCGCGACGATCGTCCAGCCGGCGATCACGGCGATCCCGACGACCTGCGCGGCGAGCACGTCGACCGCGAACCCGTCGACCGCGACGAACGGGAAGGCGAGCGCGCCGAGCACGCCGGCCGAGCCGTGGACCGGGAACACCGCACAGACGTCGTCGATCCGGAGGCGTTTCTCGACGAACTCGAAGACCAGCGGGAGCTGGATCCCGGCGAGCAAGCCGACGGCCACGGCTCCGGGCCAGACGATCGCGTCGGTGATCGAGGTGATCGAGACGAGGCCGGCGAGCATCCCGTTGGCGACGTACAGCGTGTCGACCTTACGAGTTTTCGCGAACGAGGCCGCGCCAGCACCGATCGCACCCGCAGCCATTCCGAGGGTGGTCGTGAGCGCGACCCGGCCGACGTAGCTGAACGAGCCGAGCTCGACCGTCCCCTCGGCCATCGCGAGCGGTGCGGCGGCGGTGCCGACGTTGAACCCGTACCAGCCGAAGCAGAGGATCAGCGTGCCGAGCACCGCGAAGGACAGCGAGTGGCCGGGGATGACGTTCACCGAGCCGTCCGTGCCGTAGCGCCCGATCCGCGGGCCGAGCACCCACGCCGCCGTCAACCCCGCGATCCCGCCCATCCCGTGGACGATCATCCCGCCGGCGAAGTCGTGAAAGCCCACACCGAGAACGTCGGCGAGGAAGCCACCGGCCCACGTGAAGCCCGTGACCACGGGGTAGATGATCGCCGCGAGCAGGATCGTGTAGCCGACGTACGCCCGGAGCTTGCACCGACCCGCGACCGCGCCGCTCACGATGGTGGCGGCGGTCATCGCAAAGACCGCTCCAAATAGCCAGCTCACCCACGCGGCCGAGTCGCCGCTCCAGACCGCGGTCAGATCCGCGAGCGCGGCCCCACTGCCGCCGGTGAGTCCGCCGACGACCGACGAGACGCCCGCACCGACGAGGAAGAAGGCCACGACCCCGATCGACCACGTCAGCATGTTCTTCGTGAGCTGGTTGGCGACGTTCTTCGCGCGGACCTGGCCAGCCTCCAACATTGCGAACCCCGCGTGCATGAAGAAGATCAAGAACGTGACCGTGAGCACCCAGACGAGGTTGACGCTCTCGACGACCGCCTCCATCCCGCCCGCCTGGAGTGGTATCGTCGCACCCCCGATCATTCCACTACCACCGAAGTGGTCGCCGCTATTTTACCACAACTGTCGTCGTTTTCGCGTTCTTCGACCGTGTTCGTCATCCGTATCACGCTGGGGACGCAGGACATCGGATTACATAACTGTTGGGTTGTTGTTTGAATATTTTTGGCGGTGTGAGTATGGATATGTCCGGTTTGGGGTAGAGTGTTATCGATATAAGGTCGTATTGTGTACGGAAATCGGCCGATTCCCGCGGAAAAATCGAACGTTCGTCGATTCCGATTCCGGCAGGTGTTGCGCGAGGGCGGCGTTCGCGCCCGAGTTCGACGACGATCAGTCGTCGACCGACGCGGGTTCGGCGAGCGTCGCCGGTTCGATGGGGGCGTACCGCACGACCGCGTCGAACCGTTCGACCGCGAACCGTTCGCCCTCGGTGATACCGCGCGCGTCGGGCTCACGCAGGCGGGTGTCGACGAACCGCTTCGCGACGAGGGCCTTCCGGGCGTCGTCCGCGCTGTCGATCCGATCCTGCGCTTCCCTGACGAGCAGCGCGGCGGTGTAGACGTCGAAGACGTAGTTCGCGAGCTCCTTCGCCTGGAGCTGGGCGTACTCCCCGTCGGCCCCGGCGAGGTGGGCCAGCGACTCCTGGAGGCCGGCGAAGGAGTCCTCGATCGCTGCGGTCGGCTCGTCGAGGCAGGGATGCTCGGCCGCATCGAGATTGGCACGGATCGTGGGCAGCAGCGCCTCGTGGGCGTCCTCGCGGTCGAGCGCCCGGAGCAGGTCGAGCGAGAGCACGTTCGACGTGCCCTCCCAGATCGGGAGCACCTGGGCGTCCCGGAGCAGGCGCGGCGTGACGAACGATCGGACGTAGCCGTTACCGCCGAGCACCTCGCACGCGTACGAGACGGTCTCGACCGCCATCCGTGCGGTCACGTACTTCGCCACCGGCACGAGCGCGCGCACGAGTTTGAACGCCCGCTCGCCGGCCTCGGTCTCGCGTCCCTCGCGCCGGTAGCGGTCGAGGACGCGCGCGCCGTCGAAGGTGAACGCGGCGGCGGCCTCGTAATCCACGGCCATGTCGACGAGGTCGCGGCGCATCAGCGGGTACTCCTGAATGACCTCCCCGAACGCCTCGCGGTTCGCGGCCTGGACCTTGGATTCGAGCAGCGCACGCCCCATGATCCCGACCGCGGCGCTGGCGTTCGAGAGGCGCTCGAAGTTGAGCATCGCGGTCATCTGCCGGAACCCGTTCTCGGGTTCGCCCACCAGGTATGCCTCCGCACCACGGAACTCGATCTCTCCCGTGGGAACCGAGATCGTCCCGAGTTTGTCCTTCAACCGGCGGAACAGGGCGTCGTTGACCTGGCCGTTTCGCTTGGTGTGCGGAACGAGAAACAGCGAGAGACCAGCGGTCCCGTCGGGTGCGTCGGGCCGACGGGCCAGCGCGAGCGCACCCTCGGCGTCGATGTTCGAACAGAACCACTTCTCGCCGGTGAGGCGGTAGCTGCCATCGGGAGCCTCCTCGGCGACGGTCTCGTTCGCGCCGACGTCGCTGCCGCCCTGTTTCTCGGTGAGGAACATCGCGCCCTCGATGTGCTCGTCGGCGTCGCGGCTGGTGAGGCGCTCGAAGTAGCCGTCGAGGCTCCCGTCGTCGAATTCATCGAGCACGAGCGCGACGCCGGTCGTCATCGACACCGGACAGACGAACCCCGGATCGGCGTACGAGAGCAGCGCCTGCTGAGTCAGGGTATGCGTGAGTCCGACTGGTTCGTCGCGGCCTGGCGGCGCGTGGAAGGCGTCGTGGGCCAGCCCGAAATCTCCATAGGCGATCCGTTCGTTCTCGTGCTGTTTGGGGTGGTACTCGACCTCGTTGCTGATCTCGCCGTGCCGGTCGTAGGTGTGGAGTTCCGGGCCGTGGCGGTCGATCCGATCGGCGTTATCGGCGATCGTCGACCCGATCACGTCGCCGAACTCCTCCAGGCGGGATTCGGCCCACGAGAACTCCTCGTCCGGGTACGTCCGTCGTGCCTCGTACTGGAGGGTACGATCGAGATCCCAGTAGTTCACGTCGCGGCCAGCCTCCCATTGTCCGTAGTCGATGGCCTCGCGTGTCATACCGTCTCAACCGTCGCTCGCGGCATAACTGCTCGGCCCGTCGCGATCGAACCCGCGTCGACGCCTCAGAGTTGCTCGGCGACGTCCTCCGCGAAGTACGTCAGAATCAGGTCCGCGCCTGCACGCTTGATCGAGAGCAACGACTCGTGGGCCACGCTTTCGAGGTCAAGCCACCCCTTCTCGGCGGCGGCGTGGAGCATGGCGTACTCGCCGGAGACGTTGTAGGCCGCCACGGGTTGGTCGGTCCGATCGTCGACCGCGCGGACGACGTCGAGGTAGGGGAGCGCGGGCTTGACCATCAGCACGTCCGCGCCCTGGTCGACGTCGAGATCCACTTCCCGGAGCGCCTCGTCAACGTTCGCGGGGTCCATCTGGTAGTGGCGGCGATCACCGAAGGCGGGCGCGCCGTCGGCGGCGTCGCGGAACGGCCCGTAAAAGCTGCTCTCGTACTTCGCGGCGTAGCTCATGATCGGCACGTCCACGTGGTTCGCGTCGTCGAGCGCCGCCCGGATCGCGCCCACCATCCCGTCGGTCGCGCTGCTCGGCGCGACCATATCTGCGCCAGCGTCGGCGTGGCTCGTCGCGATCTTTCCCAGCAAGTCGAGCGTCGCGTCGTTGTCGACCGTCAACCCCGTTTCGTGGTGTTCGTGCAGCCCCGCCGCGCCGTCGTCGGCCTCTGCCGCGCCACCGTCGGCCGCCGTAGCGCCCTCTTCCCAGCGCTCACGCGCTTCCTCGGCGAGCACCCCGCAGTGACCGTGATCGGTGTACTCACAGAGACAGACGTCGGTGATGCAGAACACGTCGGTTTCGTCGGTGATCCGTCGGAGCGCGCGCTGGACCACGCCATCCTCGGCCCACGCGCGTGTTCCGTGGGCGTCCTTCGATTCGGGGATGCCGAAGACGATGACGCTCTCGACGCCCGTTGCGGCGATCTCCTCGACGCGCGCGGCCGCCTCGCCCACGGGCACGCGCTCGTGGTCCGGCATCGACTCGATCGGGACGCGTTCGTCCGTGGTGGCGTCGACGAACACCGGCGCGATCAGATCGCTCGCCGCCAGGCTGGTTTCGCTGACGAGATCACGGAGCCCGTCCCGGCGAAGCCGTCGCGGGCGGTGCGTGAGATCCATACCGTGACTGGGGTCGCGAGCGTCAAAACCTCTTCTCGTGAGCGGCGCGTGACGCAAACGATTTAGGAGCTACCGGCGAACTCCCTGCCGATGTCCGCTCCGGTCCTCCAGATCGCGGAGATGCCCGCCACCCTCCGGGACCTGCTCGACTCGGAGTACGCGCTGCTCGCCCTCCTCTGTGTGTTCGTGCTCGAAGGAGCCATGCTGATGTACTTCATGCCGAGCGAGGCGATCGTCCCGGTCTCGATCGGCCTCATGGGGAGCACGGTAACGGACGTCGCGACGATCATCGGTGTCGCGGTGATCGGGGCGACGATCGGCCAGGTCGGGCTGTTCGTCCTCGCGAAGCGCGGCGGCCGGGAGTGGCTCCTCGAAAAGCGGTGGTTCCGGGTGAGCGACGAGGCCCTCACCAGGTTCGACGGCTGGTTCGACCGCTGGGGCCCGATCGTCGTCCCGGTGAGCAACGCCCTGCTGTTCACCCGGGGGATGCTCACCGTCCCCGCGGGGTTCGCCGAGATGCGCACCCGGACGTTCGTGCTTCTCTCGGCTGCGGGTACGGTGGTGTTCGAGACGGCGCTCGCGGCGATCGCGCTCGGCGTGATCGAGGTCGCGTTCTGAGGAGATCCACCGGGCTGTCCCGCGTCCGTGACGTATCTGAGGACGGCTGTGATATCGGGAGTCGTGGCTGTCGTCAGTCCGTTTCTCGTCGGTGTGAGAGTACTCTCAACGGGGAACACCTCGCGACGGTCATCGTCGTTTCCGAAGCGCGATCAGTTACCGCCGGTGCCGGCGATCCCGCCGACGCCGCCGCTGCCGGATCCACTCCCGCCCTGGTTACCGAACTGCACCTGTCTGTTGGTGACGTCGACGCTGAACGGGGCTTCCTTCGTGTCCGTGTGCGTGGCCCCACCGTTCGTGGTGAGTTCGGCCTTCACCCGCACCGTCATGTCGACCACGTTGCTCTCGCCGTCACCGTCGGCATCGAACGCGGATTCGTACCACGACGTGTTCTCGATCAGGCTGAGTTCGTTTTGGAAGTCGTAGCTTCCCGATGCCGACGTTCCGTCCTCCAGGGCCTCGTTGTACTTGGATTCGCTGCCGACTGTTTCGAAGTACCCACCGTCGGGGCCTTCCGTCGAGAGGACGAACGTCAGCGTGTGTGGTGACGAATCGAGATTCGCCCACGAGTACGTGAGCTCGGGCTGGAACCAGACGTCGTCGATCGTCCCGTCCGCCGAGGCGATGCTCACGTCGGCGGCCGTGAACGTCTCCTCGTCGAGCGCGAAGGCCGGCTCCGTTGCGAAGAGCTGGAACCCGCCGATCCCGACTGCACCGGTGACGCCGAGTGCCCCCATCCGTCGGAGCAGTCCGCGCCGATCGAGTCGACTGCCGCTGTCGTCGCTTTCCGACATACAAGTCCACAACTCTCCCGAGGTTTGTATCGCTGAGGGCTAGCCGTTTAGATTCCTGTCGAAAGACCGTTGGTTATACCATCTGCCGTCTGCTGTTGTGTGACGCTATCGCGAGTGTCGTTCGATCCGATCGGTCACGGGAGCACGCGCACTGAACCCCGGTGTCGGTCTCGGCGTGTCGTTTGCCGCCGACCGCTCACGAGAGGCGCTCGGTGGGGAACGAGCGGTCCTGGGCGACGAGGAATCGAGGAGGGCGCTACCGCACCCAGCTCAGTGGTTCGCCCCCTCGACCGATAGCCCCGCTCCGGCCATGCGTGGAAGTTCGAACCGCCGGGACGGGTGAGCGCCGATCGAAATAGTTCGCCGACAGTCGCTCCCGCTCGTCAGCGCGATCGGCAGCGAACTACCCGACCCAGGAGTCGTCGCCCATCGCTCTGTCGATCTCGGTTCGCACGAACTCCTCGGCGATGACCTCGTAGCGGAGCGTGCCGTCGCCGTCCTCGGTGGCACACGCCGTGCAGAAGGTCATGCGACGCTGGGTGCCGTCTTCGAGCACGTACTCCTCGGTTTCGCGATCGGCCGCCGCAGTCGAACCGCAGTCCGGACACGGGCGATCGGTCGCGGCACGCGCGTCGTTCGCCATCGTCGATGGTTGTGTACGCACGGGACGTGACTTCAATCTACTGCACCCGTCGAACCCGGATGGTCACGCACATGTGTGCGCCGTGACGAGGACACAGCCATGAGTGACGGGAAACAGGCCACGCTCGGCGGCGGCGAGGCCGACACGAGGGACCCGGACGACCACGCGACCAACGATTTCGGCGACGAGCTCGACGAGCACGAGACCAGGGGCGGGTACAGCCGGTACGACGTCGCGAGCCTGCTCCAGAAGGCCGTCCGGCGTTCCGACGAGGAGTGCGCGGCGTGGGCAGCGTGGGAGCTCGTCCGCTCCGGGTACGCGTGGAACTGCTGGGATCGGCTCGCACTCTACGTCGTCGAAGACCTGCGAGCGGGCGCGGACGTCGTCCTCACTATCGATCGCTACGAGCGCCTCGCGACCGAGCGGTGGGACGACGATGGGTGGGAGGGTCGGCTCTGCGGGATCCACGCGGCGCTCGCCGCCGCCCGGGCCACCTCGACCCGCGAAGCCACCTACGCGAACGAGTACTTCGAGCGGGTGGCCGAAGAACGCGCCGCGGCGCGCGAGGCGGGTCGCGAGCCAGCGTACGACTTTCCGGTCGGCGATCTCGAACCCGGCGGCGAGTTCGACGTGATCTTCGATCAGCACACCTACGACGGCAAGAAGATGGGGCGCGACGGTCGGTACTTCACCGTCCACGGCGCGCGCGTCGGGCCGACGGGGGAACCGGAGCTGAGTCGGCGGTGGCGACGTCGGAGCCTCGCCCTCGCCGATCGCTCGTACAGCGACGCGGAACGATCGCACGCGCTCGCGCCGGTCGATTCCGACGACCGCTGGGCCGAACCCGAACAGCCCGGGCCCGAGTCGTCGGCCAGTGACGAAAACTGACGTCTGGCGAGGATCGGTTCGAACTGAAACGATGTTCGGAGCGCTCCAGCCCTCCCGAGCCGGGCGCTTCGAGTTCGGCGGCGAAAATGGGCCGGTCGTGCTCCCCCCGGCCCATGGTTCGCGTAT
It contains:
- a CDS encoding ammonium transporter is translated as MIGGATIPLQAGGMEAVVESVNLVWVLTVTFLIFFMHAGFAMLEAGQVRAKNVANQLTKNMLTWSIGVVAFFLVGAGVSSVVGGLTGGSGAALADLTAVWSGDSAAWVSWLFGAVFAMTAATIVSGAVAGRCKLRAYVGYTILLAAIIYPVVTGFTWAGGFLADVLGVGFHDFAGGMIVHGMGGIAGLTAAWVLGPRIGRYGTDGSVNVIPGHSLSFAVLGTLILCFGWYGFNVGTAAAPLAMAEGTVELGSFSYVGRVALTTTLGMAAGAIGAGAASFAKTRKVDTLYVANGMLAGLVSITSITDAIVWPGAVAVGLLAGIQLPLVFEFVEKRLRIDDVCAVFPVHGSAGVLGALAFPFVAVDGFAVDVLAAQVVGIAVIAGWTIVATAAVFGALKAVGQARVTPEHERDGLDSAEHGVDTYPEFGLGDSGGPVADGGAVHATADEEVRTDGGVPNDGGIKMVTAVVRPDKLGAVKSALAEVGAPSLTVTNVSGRGSQPVKKGQWRGEEYTVDLHQKVKVECVVADIAADDVVEAIVERAATGQPGDGKVFVTPVEDAAQIRTGSRGREAV
- a CDS encoding DedA family protein yields the protein MSAPVLQIAEMPATLRDLLDSEYALLALLCVFVLEGAMLMYFMPSEAIVPVSIGLMGSTVTDVATIIGVAVIGATIGQVGLFVLAKRGGREWLLEKRWFRVSDEALTRFDGWFDRWGPIVVPVSNALLFTRGMLTVPAGFAEMRTRTFVLLSAAGTVVFETALAAIALGVIEVAF
- a CDS encoding acyl-CoA dehydrogenase family protein — protein: MTREAIDYGQWEAGRDVNYWDLDRTLQYEARRTYPDEEFSWAESRLEEFGDVIGSTIADNADRIDRHGPELHTYDRHGEISNEVEYHPKQHENERIAYGDFGLAHDAFHAPPGRDEPVGLTHTLTQQALLSYADPGFVCPVSMTTGVALVLDEFDDGSLDGYFERLTSRDADEHIEGAMFLTEKQGGSDVGANETVAEEAPDGSYRLTGEKWFCSNIDAEGALALARRPDAPDGTAGLSLFLVPHTKRNGQVNDALFRRLKDKLGTISVPTGEIEFRGAEAYLVGEPENGFRQMTAMLNFERLSNASAAVGIMGRALLESKVQAANREAFGEVIQEYPLMRRDLVDMAVDYEAAAAFTFDGARVLDRYRREGRETEAGERAFKLVRALVPVAKYVTARMAVETVSYACEVLGGNGYVRSFVTPRLLRDAQVLPIWEGTSNVLSLDLLRALDREDAHEALLPTIRANLDAAEHPCLDEPTAAIEDSFAGLQESLAHLAGADGEYAQLQAKELANYVFDVYTAALLVREAQDRIDSADDARKALVAKRFVDTRLREPDARGITEGERFAVERFDAVVRYAPIEPATLAEPASVDD
- a CDS encoding DUF7859 family protein yields the protein MVFGIDPVLLGLLVIILLVVFAAYLLIRRTATAFREGSRRGRR
- a CDS encoding metallophosphoesterase is translated as MIVALADTHGTDGHRLDDRLLEVVREADLVVHAGDLTTEAVLDAFEAECRAFVAVHGNNATPAVRDRLPAERVVEHEGVRIALTHGDDRDDTGLGLFGRQERADLVISGHSHRPGVVDAGDRTLLNPGSHADPRWNRPAYAELTTDAESNHLDGRLREPDGTVFEEFRVDT
- the ltaE gene encoding low-specificity L-threonine aldolase, with the protein product MIDLRSDTVTRPSDEMRAAASEAEVGDDVYREDPTVNELEAEAAAAVGMDAALYVPTGTMGNQVAARTHTSRGEELLCERESHVYKWEVGGLAQLSGLQPRTVDGGSRGTITPGDVRESYVEEDVHRPGTGLLCLENTHNSKGGVAIAPEEIDAAAEAAHDLDIPVHVDGARVFNAAVAHDVDASRIVREVDSVMFCLSKGLGAPVGSVLAGSEGFIERARRHRKLFGGGMRQAGIIAAPGLEALSNVDRLAEDHANAERLAAGLDGIDGLAVEPPETNIVLVETEQSAEAFLERVEAEGVQGTAFGEHVVRFCTHLDVDREDVERAVESVERALA
- a CDS encoding ABC transporter permease encodes the protein MGLGWPIARRVAFAVIAAYLVVSVVFAFVAVAPTTNTGWIKWTNIGGSDGASEEVAAYKEARNLDEPLLDRYADWLVDVTTLDWGEAYGGVGPGTPGMRYEAGTPVTSLVGSALAATLRYVVPAMVIAVVGGIAIGLYTATHQHTLLDRLGTSVAYLGFSVPNFWIAQILLLFVLGAGVRSGLGLSPGTIELLRTTVFPALVLTTSLLAGQMRYARAQSLEYRNSEFIKLVRAKGADGWRVARHLLRNAALPLFSLFFTEMLGLVVLNVFVIEYVFGIPGLGGLSLFAYQEQDLPVILGSTMVIVLFGVAGNLLQDVAYLALDPRVEE
- the hemB gene encoding porphobilinogen synthase is translated as MDLTHRPRRLRRDGLRDLVSETSLAASDLIAPVFVDATTDERVPIESMPDHERVPVGEAAARVEEIAATGVESVIVFGIPESKDAHGTRAWAEDGVVQRALRRITDETDVFCITDVCLCEYTDHGHCGVLAEEARERWEEGATAADGGAAEADDGAAGLHEHHETGLTVDNDATLDLLGKIATSHADAGADMVAPSSATDGMVGAIRAALDDANHVDVPIMSYAAKYESSFYGPFRDAADGAPAFGDRRHYQMDPANVDEALREVDLDVDQGADVLMVKPALPYLDVVRAVDDRTDQPVAAYNVSGEYAMLHAAAEKGWLDLESVAHESLLSIKRAGADLILTYFAEDVAEQL